A section of the Eublepharis macularius isolate TG4126 chromosome 1, MPM_Emac_v1.0, whole genome shotgun sequence genome encodes:
- the TDRD15 gene encoding tudor domain-containing protein 15, whose amino-acid sequence MCEMDLSPSTKFIDVDLKITDIHYHPKEVLVKFQGSYNTDHEFDYHILQNEIQQVSKVKDCIGIGEFCLVEDPNCGEWYRGRVIRKKNHIYEVFLIDNGNTLAVRDSCIASAVDELFQLPPKMVCGIFANILPVGEKWSSKALNYFSSLIDLQIKGRVQAIMPHQTFLLDVPKVTSDVIELKLGKCVDGDTFHLIVEMLAELPEEPLCNQMPDLIQKKYTRQDSVFCNAMIQQDFQPIFDRLRPLLSVGGVQQVKISVAVSPSKFYCQPVQYLMELDELTNNMSSYYETINRENIPSFDSLGVLCAARRKDGHWYRGVIQQLLSDNNVKVWFVDIGNCEAVPSSCVLKLESKFISVPRFSFPCALSCLSDQDKSIRNSQLKEFKEALLRQSLVYIHIDLFDANEHLYYVTLLKHESTTNGEYLPQGNAVVPSYGPSFKTEITDTYGDVRISNANPVFAEPVPNNILQSRNCSNAKGSSSNCVLSVPYETAEMKTGSVYVAFVEYVLNPSNFWVQTNHLDEFEALMGKVSDVYDIGETGDKNLENPEPGMLCCARYNKDMHFYRAVIEEVCDSGINVYFLDFGNTETVPMFEVRTLLPEFQELPALAICCSLARAFPVEDVWIKKETDFFKNLVFGKPVILHVVGKQNNKYSVSMQCVDGSVQVDVLQSMVQAGYAVCWEVKPDPLLYTVKDCKEQNPELKSKNMQCKNHMWNNKMGVCRNVNNLPSTHPVTMKVAVNCPRWESTLSKKYGKVSGESNSMCPYKEYRFKPGTVLAVICCDSTSPGDFSCQVQTKLPELNNLMEQIQIHYKTQTMPYQSGQLACVVKDSNDGKWYRACVVKHVSKTRIEVVLVDYGNQKNVLLENIQAILPDFLTLECQAFRCCLSSVTRSLKFDPGNWTAEACNDFKSFISSSNGLLTCTISALIIKSPSCLYNVVDLWTPHVRAQQFLLDCGHDQFCSLQFPRLLAPSFFLYSFYYSSFDVNVGNEEDVCITHIKSPTKFYCQLNRNADDMGNLLQKITDISKMASCVGQIDSRRLYLAKYFEDGFFYRALAFPVGLSDYLPVYFVDFGNKQVVAKDELIHIPDHASEVLFTPMQAVKCYLLDLKDTEIPVEINKWFEKNFLGKELKAVIIAKESDGQLGVELYDNHLQISKKIKELLLKHTAKCNEPPKYVNRYVEKPLGAQNVKGVEKMSAVIAKVKRDTENKINSYRNDGEVYAEPGKETAVDLQEQCSRSVEVPVTYENTESVLQNTLGERDKSTSKEISDDTTLKCKKVPANDMTELHIQELNPSGQERSTSAKQKYRDLIQCNIQPNSKVMGYVSFIISPSSFYFHLEEAENKILLLSEELNRCRLILEPQTDIEEGDIVLTEYEVDGCIYRAVVRAVKSDAFYEVEFIDYGNSSSVNASKIYKIEKAFLNLPRLSIHCFISQAKCMLPDKNWSSNITAYFVSKLNNQQIICKFLHQHGEQWEVELFSRGKSVIDDLMQMKICLDLQNMPMLNERKLLSAINTYSNVNDQSHQIVHKEYESGPTWKSLPKIAYQKFNPGQLEIAEIGHISRNGNFYVKLTKDAQTLHIVDMMATQEAEQILIAVEDIQEGLECLAKSKITSKWHRSEVIKKFVNEENVLGFFIDLGIYEMVSFNDIRRLSSKMRHIPRNAVPCKWVWIGNTDGLAFERVLKMLKGHEIKILFMGYLESALIWQVEILVNGILLLEYWPQISNQGKLEKCNLLEKENLNNMKMTVPEYSFRQSSISWAKFQNNRSYPGFVTSVTDPSNFFIQLEDSFKTMEVLFKLLSDLPENLPTMPRELVGTGTSCLIKTEPNKKWNRVEVSQLSNQYMLTFVDDGVSASIPISDFHRLKVIPEALVHLPRLTYPCSLFGVSPILREHWNDEAKCKIQQFLGRQGLIFQFRQYCGMKMEVDVSCEESNAADVLVASGCAVYSFTSTNFVECNALSSQTLHSPLQMGSQKSSGKAGDHKISDLLFKYTCDTRPRRSSSKKLCCRKKLLKKVASHIKRNKNKTFSGQCHHKKELRKTSPIGISARITHEIPDPTELSTFLEVMKISEEKPSNKHCARKVSFKCLIKINFVLLIHIENFIKQPFYEAFDSVRFAKQHGLWLKFS is encoded by the exons ATGT GTGAAATGGATTTATCACCATCAACAAAGTTCATAGATGTAGATCTGAAGATAACTGACATACACTACCACCCGAAGGAAGTTCTTGTGAAATTTCAGGGATCTTATAATACAGACCACGAGTTTGACTACCATATATTACAAAATGAAATACAACAAGTATCCAAAGTGAAAGACTGCATTGGCATTGGTGAGTTTTGTTTAGTAGAAGATCCAAATTGTGGAGAATGGTACAGAGGAAGAGTAATACGAAAGAAGAACCACATTTATGAAGTATTTCTGATAGACAATGGGAATACATTGGCAGTCCGTGATTCTTGTATTGCATCTGCTGTTGATGAATTGTTTCAGCTTCCTCCAAAAATGGTTTGTGGAATCTTTGCAAATATACTTCCTGTTGGAGAAAAGTGGTCTTCAAAAGCTCTGAATTACTTTTCATCCTTAATAGACTTGCAAATTAAAGGCCGTGTACAAGCCATTATGCCACACCAAACATTTCTTCTTGATGTGCCAAAAGTTACTAGTGACGTGATAGAACTGAAATTAGGAAAATGTGTTGATGGAGACACATTCCATCTTATTGTAGAAATGTTAGCTGAATTGCCAGAGGAGCCCCTATGTAATCAAATGCCAGATTTAATTCAAAAGAAATATACAAGGCAGGATTCAGTTTTCTGTAATGCTATgattcaacaagattttcaaccAATTTTTGATAGGCTTCGTCCTCTTTTATCAGTTGGTGGAGTACAGCAAGTAAAAATATCAGTGGCAGTCAGTCCAAGTAAATTTTATTGTCAGCCAGTGCAATATCTAATGGAGCTTGACGAGTTGACAAACAACATGTCTTCATATTATGAAACTATTAATAGAGAAAATATTCCATCCTTTGACAGTCTGGGAGTCCTCTGTGCAGCCAGACGAAAAGATGGTCATTGGTACAGAGGAGTAATACAACAGCTCCTCTCTGATAACAACGTGAAGGTTTGGTTTGTGGATATTGGCAATTGTGAAGCTGTGCCTTCCAGTTGTGTTCTGAAGCTTGAATCAAAATTTATATCGGTGCCTAGATTTTCATTTCCTTGTGCTCTATCATGTCTTAGTGACCAAGATAAATCCATAAGAAATAGCCAGCTAAAAGAATTCAAGGAGGCCCTTCTAAGGCAAAGTCTGGTTTATATCCACATTGACTTATTCGATGCTAATGAACATTTGTATTACGTTACATTGCTTAAGCATGAATCAACTACAAATGGTGAATATCTGCCTCAGGGAAATGCTGTGGTTCCAAGCTATGGTCCTTCCTTTAAGACAGAAATTACTGACACATATGGGGACGTGAGAATTTCCAATGCAAACCCTGTCTTTGCTGAACCTGTTCCTAACAATATACTACAATCAAGAAATTGCTCAAATGCGAAGGGCTCTTCCTCAAATTGTGTTTTATCAGTTCCTTATGAGACAGCAGAAATGAAAACAGGTTCTGTCTATGTTGCTTTTGTAGAGTATGTACTGAATCCTTCAAATTTTTGGGTTCAAACTAATCATCTAGATGAATTTGAAGCCTTGATGGGTAAAGTTTCAGATGTTTATGACATAGGAGAAACAGGTGATAAGAATCTAGAAAATCCAGAACCTGGCATGCTGTGCTGTGCACGGTATAACAAGGATATGCATTTTTACAGGGCTGTCATTGAGGAAGTGTGTGACAGTGGTATTAATGTTTATTTTTtggattttggaaatactgaaactGTGCCAATGTTTGAAGTGAGAACTCTGCTTCCAGAGTTCCAAGAGTTACCAGCTTTAGCCATATGTTGTTCACTTGCTAGAGCATTTCCAGTTGAAGATGTGTGGATTAAAAAGGAAACAGACTTCTTTAAAAACTTGGTTTTTGGCAAACCAGTCATACTTCATGttgttggaaaacaaaacaataaatacagtgtCAGTATGCAATGTGTGGATGGCTCAGTGCAAGTTGATGTTCTCCAATCAATGGTTCAGGCTGGCTATGCTGTATGTTGGGAAGTAAAGCCAGATCCATTACTGTACACTGTAAAAGATTGTAAAGAACAAAACCCAGAACTTAAAAGTAAAAACATGCAGTGTAAAAACCATATGTGGAATAATAAAATGGGAGTATGTAGAAATGTTAATAATTTGCCTAGTACTCATCCTGTGACGATGAAGGTTGCTGTTAATTGCCCACGGTGGGAGAGCACACTTTCCAAGAAATATGGGAAAGTGTCTGGAGAAAGTAACAGTATGTGCCCTTACAAAGAATATCGGTTTAAACCCGGAACTGTCCTCGCTGTTATATGTTGTGATAGTACTTCACCAGGTGACTTTTCATGCCAGGTGCAAACTAAATTACCAGAGCTAAATAACTTAATGGAGCAAATTCAGATTCATTACAAAACACAAACCATGCCATATCAAAGTGGGCAGCTTGCCTGTGTTGTGAAAGATTCAAATGATGGAAAGTGGTACAGAGCTTGCGTGGTGAAACATGTATCCAAAACAAGAATTGAAGTTGTATTAGTGGACTACGGGAATCAAAAAAATGTTTTACTGGAAAACATTCAAGCCATTCTCCCAGATTTTCTGACTTTGGAATGTCAAGCATTCAGATGTTGTCTTAGTAGTGTAACTCGGTCTTTAAAGTTTGATCCAGGTAATTGGACTGCAGAAgcatgtaatgattttaaatccTTCATTTCTTCTTCCAATGGACTGTTGACTTGCACCATTTCAGCCCTTATTATTAAGAGCCCTAGCTGCTTATATAATGTGGTTGATTTGTGGACTCCGCATGTCAGAGCACAGCAGTTTCTTTTAGACTGTGGCCATGACCAGTTCTGCTCTCTCCAGTTCCCAAGATTGCTCGCACCATCATTCTTTCTGTATAGTTTTTACTATTCATCTTTTGATGTGAATGTTGGAAATGAAGAAGATGTATGTATAACGCATATAAAAAGCCCTACAAAATTCTATTGCCAGCTGAATAGGAATGCAGATGATATGGGTAACCTGTTGCAAAAAATTACAGATATCAGTAAGATGGCAAGCTGTGTAGGCCAAATAGACTCCCGCAGATTATACTTAGCCAAATATTTTGAAGATGGATTCTTTTACAGGGCTTTGGCATTTCCTGTAGGATTATCAGATTACTTGCCTGTATACTTTGTGGACTTTGGGAATAAACAAGTGGTAGCAAAAGATGAACTGATTCATATTCCAGATCATGCCTCAGAAGTATTGTTCACCCCTATGCAAGCTGTCAAGTGTTACCTGTTGGATCTCAAAGATACTGAAATTCcagttgaaataaataaatggtttgaGAAGAATTTCTTAGGTAAAGAACTGAAGGCAGTAATCATAGCTAAAGAATCTGATGGCCAGCTTGGTGTGGAGTTGTATGATAACCATCTACAGATCAGTAAGAAGATTAAAGAATTATTATTAAAGCATACAGCAAAGTGTAATGAGCCCCCAAAGTATGTAAACAGATATGTAGAAAAGCCTCTTGGAGCTCAAAATGTGAAAGGAGTGGAAAAAATGAGTGCAGTTATAGCAAAAGTTAAAAGAgacacagaaaataaaataaattcttatCGGAATGATGGGGAAGTATATGCTGAGCCTGGAAAAGAAACTGCAGTTGATCTGCAGGAACAGTGCAGTAGGTCAGTAGAAGTTCCAGTAACCTATGAAAATACAGAATCGGTCTTGCAAAATACTTTGGGAGAGAGAGATAAAAGTACAAGCAAAGAAATTAGTGATGACACTACTTTAAAATGTAAGAAAGTGCCTGCAAATGATATGACTGAATTGCATATCCAGGAACTAAACCCTTCAGGACAAGAAAGGAGTACTTCGGCTAAGCAAAAGTACAGAGATCTTATACAGTGTAACATTCAGCCAAATTCCAAAGTGATGGGTTATGTTTCCTTCATAATTAGCCCATCAAGTTTCTATTTTCATCTTGAAGAGGCTGAGAATAAAATTTTGCTGCTTTCTGAAGAACTGAATAGATGCAGACTGATTTTAGAGCCACAAACTGACATTGAGGAAGGTGACATAGTATTAACTGAGTATGAAGTTGATGGTTGCATATACAGAGCTGTTGTTAGAGCAGTTAAATCGGATGCATTCTATGAAGTAGAATTCATTGACTATGGTAACTCGTCATCTGTGAATGCATCAAAAATCTATAAGATAGAAAAAGCTTTCTTAAATTTACCAAGACTTAGCATACACTGTTTCATTAGTCAGGCAAAATGCATGCTGCCTGATAAAAACTGGAGTAGTAATATTACTGCCTACTTTGTCAGTAAATTAAATAATCAGCAAATAATTTGTAAGTTTCTACATCAACATGGAGAACAATGGGAGGTTGAACTATTCTCTCGTGGAAAGTCTGTGATTGATGATTTAATGCAGATGAAAATCTGTCTAGATTTACAGAACATGCCTATGTTAAATGAGAGAAAATTGCTTTCAGCAATAAATACATATTCTAATGTCAATGACCAAAGTCATCAAATTGTACATAAAGAATATGAATCTGGACCTACTTGGAAAAGTCTTCCTAAAATTGCTTACCAAAAATTTAACCCCGGACAGCTAGAAATAGCTGAAATAGGTCACATTTCTAGAAATGGAAATTTCTATGTAAAGTTAACTAAGGATGCACAAACATTGCATATTGTAGATATGATGGCTACTCAAGAAGCAGAGCAAATATTGATTGCTGTGGAAGATATTCAAGAAGGGTTAGAATGCCTGGCAAAATCAAAAATAACTTCCAAATGGCATCGATCTGAAGTTATTAAAAAGTTTGTGAATGAGGAGAATGTGCTGGGTTTTTTCATAGATTTGGGAATATATGAAATGGTATCTTTCAATGATATAAGGAGGTTGAGTAGCAAGATGAGGCATATTCCCAGGAATGCAGTCCCTTGTAAATGGGTTTGGATTGGAAATACAGATGGCCTGGCTTTTGAGAGAGTTCTGAAGATGTTAAAAGGCCATgagataaaaattttatttatgggATACCTAGAATCTGCTTTAATTTGGCAAGTAGAAATTTTAGTGAATGGGATTCTGTTGCTTGAATATTGGCCTCAAATATCTAATCAAGGGAAGTTAGAGAAATGTAACTTATTggaaaaggaaaacttaaataatATGAAAATGACAGTGCCCGAATATTCATTTAGGCAGAGTTCAATTTCATGGGCAAAGTTTCAGAACAATAGATCTTATCCTGGCTTTGTCACATCAGTCACTGATCCATCAAACTTCTTTATCCAATTAGAAGACTCATTTAAGACCATGGAAGTATTGTTTAAGTTGCTCTCTGATCTGCCAGAAAACTTGCCAACTATGCCAAGGGAACTTGTTGGTACTGGCACAAGCTGCCTGATAAAGACTGAGCCTAATAAAAAGTGGAATAGAGTCGAAGTTTCTCAACTCTCAAATCAATATATGCTTACCTTTGTAGATGATGGAGTATCAGCTTCCATTCCCATCTCAGACTTCCACAGGTTAAAAGTTATCCCAGAAGCACTTGTACATTTACCTCGACTAACTTATCCTTGTTCTTTATTTGGAGTGTCACCCATTCTCAGGGAACACTGGAATGATGAGGCTAAATGTAAAATTCAGCAATTTCTTGGTAGACAAGGTCTAATATTCCAGTTCAGACAGTACTGTGGGATGAAGATGGAGGTAGATGTGTCATGTGAGGAAAGCAATGCAGCGGATGTATTGGTTGCTTCTGGCTGTGCTGTGTATTCTTTCACGTCAACTAATTTTGTAGAATGTAATGCATTGAGTTCACAAACGTTGCACAGTCCTTTGCAAATGGGTAGTCAGAAAAGCTCTGGAAAGGCGGGGGATCACAAAATATCAGATTTGCTGTTCAAATATACTTGTGATACAAGACCAAGAAGAAGCAGCtctaaaaaactgtgttgtaGGAAAAAACTACTGAAGAAGGTAGCATCACAcatcaaaagaaataaaaacaagacCTTCAGTGGCCAATGCCATCACAAAAAGGAACTGAGGAAAACTTCTCCCATAGGTATATCAGCAAGAATAACACATGAGATACCTGATCCCACTGAACTGAGTAcctttctggaagtgatgaaaATTAGTGAAGAGAAGCCATCAAATAAACACTGTGCTAGAAAGGTCAGTTTCAAATGtcttattaaaattaattttgtccTTTTGATACATATTGAGAATTTTATCAA GCAGCCTTTCTATGAGGCTTTTGATTCCGTGAGATTTGCCAAGCAGCATGGTCTTTGGTTGAAATTTTCATGA